From one Trifolium pratense cultivar HEN17-A07 linkage group LG1, ARS_RC_1.1, whole genome shotgun sequence genomic stretch:
- the LOC123898809 gene encoding transcriptional corepressor LEUNIG_HOMOLOG-like isoform X1 produces MAQSNWEADKMLDVYIYDYLVKKKLHNTAKSFMTEGKVSPDPVAIDAPGGFLFEWWSVFWDIFIARTNEKHSENAAAYLETQQIKAKEQQLQMQQLQLMRQAQLQKRDPNHPPIGSPLHAISTEGVLGQSTATALAAKMYEDRMKSSNPMDTETSQPLLDARMALLKSTNHPGQMVQANSGSVTALQQMQARTQQIPQDIKSEVNMGNMQRSLPMDPSSIYGQGGMQSKSGITNAGLNQGVGGLTLKGWPLTGIEQIRPGFGAQVQKPLLQSANQFQLLPQQQQQQLLAQAHAQGNIGNSQVYGDMDPQRLRGLARGGLNVKDSQPTANDGPIGSPMQSTSSKQINMPQMQQSISQQQQDPLHPQQMVQNNRKRKGPTSSGAANSTGTGNTHGPSNSQPSTPSTHTPGDGVAMVGNLQNVTGVSKGLMMYGTEGAGGLASSTNQLLQDDMEHFGDVGSLDENVESFLSQDDGDGKDLFGTLKRNPSEHATDASKAFSFNEVGSIRKSNGKVVCCHFSSDGKILASAGHDKKVVLWNMETLQTQSTPEEHTVIITDVRFRPNSTQLATSSFDTTVRLWDAADPSFSLQSYSGHTSHVASLDFHPKKNDIFCSCDDNNEIRLWNISQYSCTRVFKGGSTQVRFQPRSGHLLAAASGNVVSVFDVETDRQMHSLQGHSAEVHCVCWDTNGDYLASVSQESVKVWSLASGDCIHELNSSGNMFQSCVFHPSYSNLLVIGGYQSLELWNMAENKCMTIPAHEGVISALAQSPVTGMVASASHDKSVKIWK; encoded by the exons ATGGCGCAGAGTAATTGGGAAGCTGATAAGAT GCTTGATGTTTACATATATGATTATTTGGTGAAGAAAAAGTTGCACAATACCGCCAAGTCATTTATGACAGAAGGGAAGGTTTCTCCTGATCCAGTAG CAATTGATGCTCCTGGAGGTTTTCTTTTTGAGTGGTGGTCTGTTTTCTGGGATATTTTTATTGCAAGGACAAATGAGAAACATTCTGAGAATGCTGCAGCATATTTAGAG ACTCAACAGATTAAAGCGAAAGAACAACAATTGCAAATGCAGCAGTTGCAATTAATGCGTCAAGCTCAGCTGCAAAAAAGAGATCCTAACCATCCTCCCATTGGAAGTCCGCTACATGCTATCTCCACAGAAGGAGTCCTAGGGCAATCTACTGCCACTGCTTTGGCTGCAAAAATGTATGAGGATCGGATGAAGAGCTCTAATCCTATGGATACAGAGACATCCCAACCACTTTTAGATGCTAGAATGGCCCTTTTGAAATCAACAAATCATCCTGG TCAGATGGTTCAAGCAAATTCAGGAAGTGTGACAGCTTTGCAGCAAATGCAGGCTCGAACTCAGCAAATCCCT CAGGATATCAAAAGCGAAGTCAACATGGGAAACATGCAAAGATCTTTACCTATGGATCCTTCTTCCATTTATGGGCAGGGAGGAATGCAATCAAAGTCTGGAATCACAAATGCAG GATTAAATCAGGGAGTTGGTGGTCTTACATTAAAAGGATGGCCTTTAACT GGCATAGAACAAATTCGCCCGGGTTTTGGAGCTCAAGTTCAAAAGCCTCTCCTTCAGAGTGCAAATCAGTTTCAGCTTTTgccacaacaacaacagcagcagcTCCTTGCCCAGGCACATGCACAAGGAAATATCGGCAATTCACAAGTGTATGGAGATATGGATCCACAGCGATTAAGGGGATTAGCTAGGGGAGGTTTGAATGTGAAAGACAGTCAACCAACTGCAAATGATGGACCTATAGGTTCTCCGATGCAATCTACTTCATCTAAG CAGATCAACATGCCACAGATGCAACAATCCATCTCCCAGCAACAACAGGATCCTTTGCATCCACAGCAAATGGTTCAG AATAACCGAAAAAGGAAAGGGCCTACATCTTCAGGAGCTGCGAATAGTACTGGTACAGGAAATACACATGGCCCTTCTAATTCTCAACCATCAACTCCATCTACTCATACTCCTGGTGATGGGGTTGCTATGGTGGGTAACTTGCAGAATGTTACTGGTGTATCCAAAGGTTTGATGATGTATGGTACTGAAGGAGCAGGCGGTCTTGCATCTTCCACAAACCAGCTG TTGCAGGATGACATGGAACATTTTGGAGATGTTGGCTCCTTAGATGAAAATGTGGAATCATTTCTCTCACAAGATGATGGTGATGGGAAGGACTTATTTGGGACGTTGAAACGGAACCCTTCTGAGCATGCTACAGATGCTTCAAAAG CCTTTTCCTTCAATGAAGTTGGTTCTATACGCAAAAGCAATGGAAAAGTTGTTTGCTGTCATTTCTCGTCAGATGGGAAAATATTAGCCAGTGCGGGACATGACAAGAAG GTTGTTCTGTGGAACATGGAGACACTGCAAACACAGAGCACACCAGAGGAACACACTGTTATTATTACCGACGTTCGCTTCAGACCAAATTCAACTCAGCTGGCAACGTCTTCGTTTGATACAACTGTGCGGCTTTGGGATGCTGCAGAT CCAAGCTTTTCTTTGCAGTCATATAGTGGTCATACTTCACATGTTGCATCCCTTGATTTTCACCCtaagaaaaatgatattttctGCTCATGTGATGATAACAATGAGATTCGCTTATGGAATATTAGTCAATATTCTTGTACTCGCGTTTTTAAG GGAGGATCTACACAGGTTAGGTTTCAGCCGAGGAGTGGACACCTTCTGGCTGCAGCATCCGGCAATGTTGTGTCTGTCTTTGATGTTGAGACTGACAGGCAAATGCACTCATTACAG GGACACTCTGCAGAGGTACATTGTGTATGCTGGGATACAAATGGAGATTATTTGGCATCTGTCAGTCAAGAATCTGTCAAAGTTTGGTCACTTGCCTCTGGTGATTGCATTCATGAACTTAATTCCAGTGGAAACATGTTTCAATCTTGTGTTTTTCACCCAAGCTACTCCAACCTCTTGGTTATTGGAGGATACCAG TCATTGGAGCTATGGAACATGGCTGAAAATAAATGTATGACCATACCAGCTCATGAAGGTGTAATATCCGCTCTAGCACAATCACCAGTGACAGGGATGGTTGCTTCTGCCAGCCATGACAAGTCTGTAAAGATATGGAAATAA
- the LOC123898809 gene encoding transcriptional corepressor LEUNIG_HOMOLOG-like isoform X8, producing the protein MAQSNWEADKMLDVYIYDYLVKKKLHNTAKSFMTEGKVSPDPVAIDAPGGFLFEWWSVFWDIFIARTNEKHSENAAAYLETQQIKAKEQQLQMQQLQLMRQAQLQKRDPNHPPIGSPLHAISTEGVLGQSTATALAAKMYEDRMKSSNPMDTETSQPLLDARMALLKSTNHPGQMVQANSGSVTALQQMQARTQQIPDIKSEVNMGNMQRSLPMDPSSIYGQGGMQSKSGITNAGLNQGVGGLTLKGWPLTGIEQIRPGFGAQVQKPLLQSANQFQLLPQQQQQQLLAQAHAQGNIGNSQVYGDMDPQRLRGLARGGLNVKDSQPTANDGPIGSPMQSTSSKINMPQMQQSISQQQQDPLHPQQMVQNNRKRKGPTSSGAANSTGTGNTHGPSNSQPSTPSTHTPGDGVAMVGNLQNVTGVSKGLMMYGTEGAGGLASSTNQLDDMEHFGDVGSLDENVESFLSQDDGDGKDLFGTLKRNPSEHATDASKAFSFNEVGSIRKSNGKVVCCHFSSDGKILASAGHDKKVVLWNMETLQTQSTPEEHTVIITDVRFRPNSTQLATSSFDTTVRLWDAADPSFSLQSYSGHTSHVASLDFHPKKNDIFCSCDDNNEIRLWNISQYSCTRVFKGGSTQVRFQPRSGHLLAAASGNVVSVFDVETDRQMHSLQGHSAEVHCVCWDTNGDYLASVSQESVKVWSLASGDCIHELNSSGNMFQSCVFHPSYSNLLVIGGYQSLELWNMAENKCMTIPAHEGVISALAQSPVTGMVASASHDKSVKIWK; encoded by the exons ATGGCGCAGAGTAATTGGGAAGCTGATAAGAT GCTTGATGTTTACATATATGATTATTTGGTGAAGAAAAAGTTGCACAATACCGCCAAGTCATTTATGACAGAAGGGAAGGTTTCTCCTGATCCAGTAG CAATTGATGCTCCTGGAGGTTTTCTTTTTGAGTGGTGGTCTGTTTTCTGGGATATTTTTATTGCAAGGACAAATGAGAAACATTCTGAGAATGCTGCAGCATATTTAGAG ACTCAACAGATTAAAGCGAAAGAACAACAATTGCAAATGCAGCAGTTGCAATTAATGCGTCAAGCTCAGCTGCAAAAAAGAGATCCTAACCATCCTCCCATTGGAAGTCCGCTACATGCTATCTCCACAGAAGGAGTCCTAGGGCAATCTACTGCCACTGCTTTGGCTGCAAAAATGTATGAGGATCGGATGAAGAGCTCTAATCCTATGGATACAGAGACATCCCAACCACTTTTAGATGCTAGAATGGCCCTTTTGAAATCAACAAATCATCCTGG TCAGATGGTTCAAGCAAATTCAGGAAGTGTGACAGCTTTGCAGCAAATGCAGGCTCGAACTCAGCAAATCCCT GATATCAAAAGCGAAGTCAACATGGGAAACATGCAAAGATCTTTACCTATGGATCCTTCTTCCATTTATGGGCAGGGAGGAATGCAATCAAAGTCTGGAATCACAAATGCAG GATTAAATCAGGGAGTTGGTGGTCTTACATTAAAAGGATGGCCTTTAACT GGCATAGAACAAATTCGCCCGGGTTTTGGAGCTCAAGTTCAAAAGCCTCTCCTTCAGAGTGCAAATCAGTTTCAGCTTTTgccacaacaacaacagcagcagcTCCTTGCCCAGGCACATGCACAAGGAAATATCGGCAATTCACAAGTGTATGGAGATATGGATCCACAGCGATTAAGGGGATTAGCTAGGGGAGGTTTGAATGTGAAAGACAGTCAACCAACTGCAAATGATGGACCTATAGGTTCTCCGATGCAATCTACTTCATCTAAG ATCAACATGCCACAGATGCAACAATCCATCTCCCAGCAACAACAGGATCCTTTGCATCCACAGCAAATGGTTCAG AATAACCGAAAAAGGAAAGGGCCTACATCTTCAGGAGCTGCGAATAGTACTGGTACAGGAAATACACATGGCCCTTCTAATTCTCAACCATCAACTCCATCTACTCATACTCCTGGTGATGGGGTTGCTATGGTGGGTAACTTGCAGAATGTTACTGGTGTATCCAAAGGTTTGATGATGTATGGTACTGAAGGAGCAGGCGGTCTTGCATCTTCCACAAACCAGCTG GATGACATGGAACATTTTGGAGATGTTGGCTCCTTAGATGAAAATGTGGAATCATTTCTCTCACAAGATGATGGTGATGGGAAGGACTTATTTGGGACGTTGAAACGGAACCCTTCTGAGCATGCTACAGATGCTTCAAAAG CCTTTTCCTTCAATGAAGTTGGTTCTATACGCAAAAGCAATGGAAAAGTTGTTTGCTGTCATTTCTCGTCAGATGGGAAAATATTAGCCAGTGCGGGACATGACAAGAAG GTTGTTCTGTGGAACATGGAGACACTGCAAACACAGAGCACACCAGAGGAACACACTGTTATTATTACCGACGTTCGCTTCAGACCAAATTCAACTCAGCTGGCAACGTCTTCGTTTGATACAACTGTGCGGCTTTGGGATGCTGCAGAT CCAAGCTTTTCTTTGCAGTCATATAGTGGTCATACTTCACATGTTGCATCCCTTGATTTTCACCCtaagaaaaatgatattttctGCTCATGTGATGATAACAATGAGATTCGCTTATGGAATATTAGTCAATATTCTTGTACTCGCGTTTTTAAG GGAGGATCTACACAGGTTAGGTTTCAGCCGAGGAGTGGACACCTTCTGGCTGCAGCATCCGGCAATGTTGTGTCTGTCTTTGATGTTGAGACTGACAGGCAAATGCACTCATTACAG GGACACTCTGCAGAGGTACATTGTGTATGCTGGGATACAAATGGAGATTATTTGGCATCTGTCAGTCAAGAATCTGTCAAAGTTTGGTCACTTGCCTCTGGTGATTGCATTCATGAACTTAATTCCAGTGGAAACATGTTTCAATCTTGTGTTTTTCACCCAAGCTACTCCAACCTCTTGGTTATTGGAGGATACCAG TCATTGGAGCTATGGAACATGGCTGAAAATAAATGTATGACCATACCAGCTCATGAAGGTGTAATATCCGCTCTAGCACAATCACCAGTGACAGGGATGGTTGCTTCTGCCAGCCATGACAAGTCTGTAAAGATATGGAAATAA
- the LOC123898809 gene encoding transcriptional corepressor LEUNIG_HOMOLOG-like isoform X7, with protein sequence MAQSNWEADKMLDVYIYDYLVKKKLHNTAKSFMTEGKVSPDPVAIDAPGGFLFEWWSVFWDIFIARTNEKHSENAAAYLETQQIKAKEQQLQMQQLQLMRQAQLQKRDPNHPPIGSPLHAISTEGVLGQSTATALAAKMYEDRMKSSNPMDTETSQPLLDARMALLKSTNHPGQMVQANSGSVTALQQMQARTQQIPQDIKSEVNMGNMQRSLPMDPSSIYGQGGMQSKSGITNAGLNQGVGGLTLKGWPLTGIEQIRPGFGAQVQKPLLQSANQFQLLPQQQQQQLLAQAHAQGNIGNSQVYGDMDPQRLRGLARGGLNVKDSQPTANDGPIGSPMQSTSSKINMPQMQQSISQQQQDPLHPQQMVQNNRKRKGPTSSGAANSTGTGNTHGPSNSQPSTPSTHTPGDGVAMVGNLQNVTGVSKGLMMYGTEGAGGLASSTNQLDDMEHFGDVGSLDENVESFLSQDDGDGKDLFGTLKRNPSEHATDASKAFSFNEVGSIRKSNGKVVCCHFSSDGKILASAGHDKKVVLWNMETLQTQSTPEEHTVIITDVRFRPNSTQLATSSFDTTVRLWDAADPSFSLQSYSGHTSHVASLDFHPKKNDIFCSCDDNNEIRLWNISQYSCTRVFKGGSTQVRFQPRSGHLLAAASGNVVSVFDVETDRQMHSLQGHSAEVHCVCWDTNGDYLASVSQESVKVWSLASGDCIHELNSSGNMFQSCVFHPSYSNLLVIGGYQSLELWNMAENKCMTIPAHEGVISALAQSPVTGMVASASHDKSVKIWK encoded by the exons ATGGCGCAGAGTAATTGGGAAGCTGATAAGAT GCTTGATGTTTACATATATGATTATTTGGTGAAGAAAAAGTTGCACAATACCGCCAAGTCATTTATGACAGAAGGGAAGGTTTCTCCTGATCCAGTAG CAATTGATGCTCCTGGAGGTTTTCTTTTTGAGTGGTGGTCTGTTTTCTGGGATATTTTTATTGCAAGGACAAATGAGAAACATTCTGAGAATGCTGCAGCATATTTAGAG ACTCAACAGATTAAAGCGAAAGAACAACAATTGCAAATGCAGCAGTTGCAATTAATGCGTCAAGCTCAGCTGCAAAAAAGAGATCCTAACCATCCTCCCATTGGAAGTCCGCTACATGCTATCTCCACAGAAGGAGTCCTAGGGCAATCTACTGCCACTGCTTTGGCTGCAAAAATGTATGAGGATCGGATGAAGAGCTCTAATCCTATGGATACAGAGACATCCCAACCACTTTTAGATGCTAGAATGGCCCTTTTGAAATCAACAAATCATCCTGG TCAGATGGTTCAAGCAAATTCAGGAAGTGTGACAGCTTTGCAGCAAATGCAGGCTCGAACTCAGCAAATCCCT CAGGATATCAAAAGCGAAGTCAACATGGGAAACATGCAAAGATCTTTACCTATGGATCCTTCTTCCATTTATGGGCAGGGAGGAATGCAATCAAAGTCTGGAATCACAAATGCAG GATTAAATCAGGGAGTTGGTGGTCTTACATTAAAAGGATGGCCTTTAACT GGCATAGAACAAATTCGCCCGGGTTTTGGAGCTCAAGTTCAAAAGCCTCTCCTTCAGAGTGCAAATCAGTTTCAGCTTTTgccacaacaacaacagcagcagcTCCTTGCCCAGGCACATGCACAAGGAAATATCGGCAATTCACAAGTGTATGGAGATATGGATCCACAGCGATTAAGGGGATTAGCTAGGGGAGGTTTGAATGTGAAAGACAGTCAACCAACTGCAAATGATGGACCTATAGGTTCTCCGATGCAATCTACTTCATCTAAG ATCAACATGCCACAGATGCAACAATCCATCTCCCAGCAACAACAGGATCCTTTGCATCCACAGCAAATGGTTCAG AATAACCGAAAAAGGAAAGGGCCTACATCTTCAGGAGCTGCGAATAGTACTGGTACAGGAAATACACATGGCCCTTCTAATTCTCAACCATCAACTCCATCTACTCATACTCCTGGTGATGGGGTTGCTATGGTGGGTAACTTGCAGAATGTTACTGGTGTATCCAAAGGTTTGATGATGTATGGTACTGAAGGAGCAGGCGGTCTTGCATCTTCCACAAACCAGCTG GATGACATGGAACATTTTGGAGATGTTGGCTCCTTAGATGAAAATGTGGAATCATTTCTCTCACAAGATGATGGTGATGGGAAGGACTTATTTGGGACGTTGAAACGGAACCCTTCTGAGCATGCTACAGATGCTTCAAAAG CCTTTTCCTTCAATGAAGTTGGTTCTATACGCAAAAGCAATGGAAAAGTTGTTTGCTGTCATTTCTCGTCAGATGGGAAAATATTAGCCAGTGCGGGACATGACAAGAAG GTTGTTCTGTGGAACATGGAGACACTGCAAACACAGAGCACACCAGAGGAACACACTGTTATTATTACCGACGTTCGCTTCAGACCAAATTCAACTCAGCTGGCAACGTCTTCGTTTGATACAACTGTGCGGCTTTGGGATGCTGCAGAT CCAAGCTTTTCTTTGCAGTCATATAGTGGTCATACTTCACATGTTGCATCCCTTGATTTTCACCCtaagaaaaatgatattttctGCTCATGTGATGATAACAATGAGATTCGCTTATGGAATATTAGTCAATATTCTTGTACTCGCGTTTTTAAG GGAGGATCTACACAGGTTAGGTTTCAGCCGAGGAGTGGACACCTTCTGGCTGCAGCATCCGGCAATGTTGTGTCTGTCTTTGATGTTGAGACTGACAGGCAAATGCACTCATTACAG GGACACTCTGCAGAGGTACATTGTGTATGCTGGGATACAAATGGAGATTATTTGGCATCTGTCAGTCAAGAATCTGTCAAAGTTTGGTCACTTGCCTCTGGTGATTGCATTCATGAACTTAATTCCAGTGGAAACATGTTTCAATCTTGTGTTTTTCACCCAAGCTACTCCAACCTCTTGGTTATTGGAGGATACCAG TCATTGGAGCTATGGAACATGGCTGAAAATAAATGTATGACCATACCAGCTCATGAAGGTGTAATATCCGCTCTAGCACAATCACCAGTGACAGGGATGGTTGCTTCTGCCAGCCATGACAAGTCTGTAAAGATATGGAAATAA
- the LOC123898809 gene encoding transcriptional corepressor LEUNIG_HOMOLOG-like isoform X4, with protein sequence MAQSNWEADKMLDVYIYDYLVKKKLHNTAKSFMTEGKVSPDPVAIDAPGGFLFEWWSVFWDIFIARTNEKHSENAAAYLETQQIKAKEQQLQMQQLQLMRQAQLQKRDPNHPPIGSPLHAISTEGVLGQSTATALAAKMYEDRMKSSNPMDTETSQPLLDARMALLKSTNHPGQMVQANSGSVTALQQMQARTQQIPQDIKSEVNMGNMQRSLPMDPSSIYGQGGMQSKSGITNAGLNQGVGGLTLKGWPLTGIEQIRPGFGAQVQKPLLQSANQFQLLPQQQQQQLLAQAHAQGNIGNSQVYGDMDPQRLRGLARGGLNVKDSQPTANDGPIGSPMQSTSSKQINMPQMQQSISQQQQDPLHPQQMVQNNRKRKGPTSSGAANSTGTGNTHGPSNSQPSTPSTHTPGDGVAMVGNLQNVTGVSKGLMMYGTEGAGGLASSTNQLDDMEHFGDVGSLDENVESFLSQDDGDGKDLFGTLKRNPSEHATDASKAFSFNEVGSIRKSNGKVVCCHFSSDGKILASAGHDKKVVLWNMETLQTQSTPEEHTVIITDVRFRPNSTQLATSSFDTTVRLWDAADPSFSLQSYSGHTSHVASLDFHPKKNDIFCSCDDNNEIRLWNISQYSCTRVFKGGSTQVRFQPRSGHLLAAASGNVVSVFDVETDRQMHSLQGHSAEVHCVCWDTNGDYLASVSQESVKVWSLASGDCIHELNSSGNMFQSCVFHPSYSNLLVIGGYQSLELWNMAENKCMTIPAHEGVISALAQSPVTGMVASASHDKSVKIWK encoded by the exons ATGGCGCAGAGTAATTGGGAAGCTGATAAGAT GCTTGATGTTTACATATATGATTATTTGGTGAAGAAAAAGTTGCACAATACCGCCAAGTCATTTATGACAGAAGGGAAGGTTTCTCCTGATCCAGTAG CAATTGATGCTCCTGGAGGTTTTCTTTTTGAGTGGTGGTCTGTTTTCTGGGATATTTTTATTGCAAGGACAAATGAGAAACATTCTGAGAATGCTGCAGCATATTTAGAG ACTCAACAGATTAAAGCGAAAGAACAACAATTGCAAATGCAGCAGTTGCAATTAATGCGTCAAGCTCAGCTGCAAAAAAGAGATCCTAACCATCCTCCCATTGGAAGTCCGCTACATGCTATCTCCACAGAAGGAGTCCTAGGGCAATCTACTGCCACTGCTTTGGCTGCAAAAATGTATGAGGATCGGATGAAGAGCTCTAATCCTATGGATACAGAGACATCCCAACCACTTTTAGATGCTAGAATGGCCCTTTTGAAATCAACAAATCATCCTGG TCAGATGGTTCAAGCAAATTCAGGAAGTGTGACAGCTTTGCAGCAAATGCAGGCTCGAACTCAGCAAATCCCT CAGGATATCAAAAGCGAAGTCAACATGGGAAACATGCAAAGATCTTTACCTATGGATCCTTCTTCCATTTATGGGCAGGGAGGAATGCAATCAAAGTCTGGAATCACAAATGCAG GATTAAATCAGGGAGTTGGTGGTCTTACATTAAAAGGATGGCCTTTAACT GGCATAGAACAAATTCGCCCGGGTTTTGGAGCTCAAGTTCAAAAGCCTCTCCTTCAGAGTGCAAATCAGTTTCAGCTTTTgccacaacaacaacagcagcagcTCCTTGCCCAGGCACATGCACAAGGAAATATCGGCAATTCACAAGTGTATGGAGATATGGATCCACAGCGATTAAGGGGATTAGCTAGGGGAGGTTTGAATGTGAAAGACAGTCAACCAACTGCAAATGATGGACCTATAGGTTCTCCGATGCAATCTACTTCATCTAAG CAGATCAACATGCCACAGATGCAACAATCCATCTCCCAGCAACAACAGGATCCTTTGCATCCACAGCAAATGGTTCAG AATAACCGAAAAAGGAAAGGGCCTACATCTTCAGGAGCTGCGAATAGTACTGGTACAGGAAATACACATGGCCCTTCTAATTCTCAACCATCAACTCCATCTACTCATACTCCTGGTGATGGGGTTGCTATGGTGGGTAACTTGCAGAATGTTACTGGTGTATCCAAAGGTTTGATGATGTATGGTACTGAAGGAGCAGGCGGTCTTGCATCTTCCACAAACCAGCTG GATGACATGGAACATTTTGGAGATGTTGGCTCCTTAGATGAAAATGTGGAATCATTTCTCTCACAAGATGATGGTGATGGGAAGGACTTATTTGGGACGTTGAAACGGAACCCTTCTGAGCATGCTACAGATGCTTCAAAAG CCTTTTCCTTCAATGAAGTTGGTTCTATACGCAAAAGCAATGGAAAAGTTGTTTGCTGTCATTTCTCGTCAGATGGGAAAATATTAGCCAGTGCGGGACATGACAAGAAG GTTGTTCTGTGGAACATGGAGACACTGCAAACACAGAGCACACCAGAGGAACACACTGTTATTATTACCGACGTTCGCTTCAGACCAAATTCAACTCAGCTGGCAACGTCTTCGTTTGATACAACTGTGCGGCTTTGGGATGCTGCAGAT CCAAGCTTTTCTTTGCAGTCATATAGTGGTCATACTTCACATGTTGCATCCCTTGATTTTCACCCtaagaaaaatgatattttctGCTCATGTGATGATAACAATGAGATTCGCTTATGGAATATTAGTCAATATTCTTGTACTCGCGTTTTTAAG GGAGGATCTACACAGGTTAGGTTTCAGCCGAGGAGTGGACACCTTCTGGCTGCAGCATCCGGCAATGTTGTGTCTGTCTTTGATGTTGAGACTGACAGGCAAATGCACTCATTACAG GGACACTCTGCAGAGGTACATTGTGTATGCTGGGATACAAATGGAGATTATTTGGCATCTGTCAGTCAAGAATCTGTCAAAGTTTGGTCACTTGCCTCTGGTGATTGCATTCATGAACTTAATTCCAGTGGAAACATGTTTCAATCTTGTGTTTTTCACCCAAGCTACTCCAACCTCTTGGTTATTGGAGGATACCAG TCATTGGAGCTATGGAACATGGCTGAAAATAAATGTATGACCATACCAGCTCATGAAGGTGTAATATCCGCTCTAGCACAATCACCAGTGACAGGGATGGTTGCTTCTGCCAGCCATGACAAGTCTGTAAAGATATGGAAATAA